One Bombus fervidus isolate BK054 chromosome 2, iyBomFerv1, whole genome shotgun sequence DNA segment encodes these proteins:
- the LOC139993590 gene encoding uncharacterized protein, which translates to MSMNRSTDRGHRAKKKISRESSKNKPEAAAVPEFGSRDVVSPDCKEQYLFLLEFFIHHVTSERLAKLNQMFFVPTTISVEFLNFTGKNGIEITPVDPLFQPQAGVADDIEYFFCGRSVMFAIDQYTVVNKDLELIIKLCVEKKMPECVKPDVLIGNGQLDISKHFAALRKEMLQCWHKMAPPPKVFEGEVPVIYNENTIGDICMFVRISAFGQTIVTEFDAPPDRTISSYIFKGGDCNEKSPTYKCRIVDPHIADVCRDSKDELLKDGPPCRVCIKEQHPCTPCGQSIGATLKPNVSCKQISEVTPVTMSKPNICSDVHKQAGLIQSSRGPVQPCGKAVVLKVSGILDTGQDKKPTVTVAPESEATPDTDPDHDVFVLRIGKKGIVGAGEKSDIQLEMKTPKGPEKGPPIRCETREMQTDDKVHKKTHAKKKKKK; encoded by the coding sequence CAGAGTTCGGAAGTCGCGATGTTGTTTCTCCAGACTGCAAAGAACAATATCTCTTCTTATTAGAATTCTTCATACATCACGTTACCAGCGAACGTTTAGCGAAGCTCAACCAAATGTTCTTCGTCCCCACGACGATATCCGTGGAGTTCCTCAACTTCACAGGGAAAAACGGTATCGAAATAACTCCGGTGGACCCGTTATTTCAACCTCAAGCAGGAGTTGCAGACGACATCGAGTATTTCTTCTGTGGTCGGTCCGTGATGTTCGCCATAGATCAATACACTGTGGTCAACAAAGACTTGGAACTAATCATCAAATTATgcgtagaaaaaaaaatgccAGAATGTGTGAAACCAGATGTATTAATAGGTAACGGGCAGCTAGATATTTCCAAACATTTCGCCGCCCTACGAAAAGAAATGTTGCAATGCTGGCACAAAATGGCACCACCACCGAAAGTCTTCGAGGGAGAAGTTCCTGTAATTTATAACGAAAACACGATCGGCGATATATGCATGTTCGTCAGAATTTCTGCATTCGGACAAACTATCGTCACCGAATTTGACGCGCCACCTGATAGAACTATCTCGTCTTATATCTTCAAAGGCGGCGACTGTAACGAAAAATCACCAACTTACAAATGTCGTATCGTTGATCCTCACATTGCGGACGTCTGTAGGGACTCGAAAGACGAATTATTGAAAGACGGGCCTCCTTGTCGTGTTTGTATCAAGGAACAACATCCTTGTACACCGTGTGGACAGTCAATCGGAGCCACGTTGAAACCAAACGTTAGTTGCAAACAGATCAGCGAAGTAACTCCGGTGACGATGTCGAAACCGAATATTTGTTCCGATGTGCACAAGCAGGCCGGTCTGATACAATCGAGCCGTGGACCGGTGCAACCGTGTGGAAAAGCTGTGGTTCTGAAAGTGTCCGGGATCCTGGACACGGGTCAGGACAAAAAACCGACAGTCACCGTGGCACCCGAGTCCGAAGCTACACCAGATACCGATCCCGACCATGACGTGTTCGTCCTCAGAATTGGGAAAAAAGGGATTGTCGGAGCTGGAGAAAAGTCCGATATACAGTTGGAAATGAAAACACCGAAAGGTCCCGAAAAGGGACCTCCTATCCGATGCGAGACCAGAGAGATGCAGACTGATGATAAGGTGCACAAAAAGACACatgcaaagaaaaagaaaaagaaatga